GCATATTTGAGACGGTCCTCGATGTCGCGAAGCTGGGTCTCGTCCAGCTCCCCCGTCATCTCCTTCCGGTACCGGGCGATAAACGGAATCGTATTGCCCTCGTCCAACAGCTCGACCGCCGCTTTCACCTTGCTGACGGGCAGTCCGAGCTCCGCCGCGATCGCCTTGCGGATTCTGTCTTCCTCCTGCGCTTTTTCGGCCGCCGTCCGCGCTTCGTCCGCTTCAGGCCGAACCGTGTCCGCTCCTCCGGCCGCCGTTCCGTCGGCCGCCTGCAAGAGCGTCTCCCAACTTTTTTCCGCCAAACGCATGACCTCCCCTTCGTCTACCCTCCCATTGTACACGATAACGGGAAAATGCCTCCACCGTTCAACTGCAAAGCGCGGATCCGACACATGAAAAAAGCGGAGCTTGTCCCTCGAAACTTCCGTCTATCATGAACGTCCGGACCGTTCCGGCATTCATGATAGTCGGCTGTTTCCCCGACAATCTCCGCTTCAGAATTCGATTAAGCCCAAGCTGATTTGCAGCGCGTCGTCCACCCGGCGCATCATCTCGTCGTCCAAGTGGGTGATTTTGTCCGTCAGCCGCTGCTTGTCGATTGTACGAATCTGCTCCATCAGGATGACGGAGTCCCGGTCGAAGCCGTTCTCCGCCGCATCGATCTCCACATGCGTCGGCAGCTTCGCCTTTTGAATTTGCGCCGTGATGGCCGCCACGATCACCGTCGGGCTGAAGCGGTTGCCGATGTCATTTTGGATGACCAGAACCGGGCGAACCCCGCCCTGTTCCGAACCGACCACCGGAGACAAATCCGCAAAAAACACATCTCCGCGCTTTACAATCAACGTTTACACCCCGCTCACCAAACGGTCCAGCGTATGGTCTGCTTCTTCCTCTGCCAGAAATGCCTCGGAAGCCATATGCAGATTGATTCGGGCCATTTCCATATAGCCGCGCTGCATGGAATCGCGCAGTTGCCGTTTTCTTCTCTCCATCAGGAACAGCTTCATCGCTTGGCGGATCAGCTCGCTCCGGTTGGAATTCTCCTTTGCCGCGATCCCGTCTACCTCTTGCAACAGTTGGTCCGGCAAACTGATCATGATCCGTTTCGTATTCTGCGCATTGGCCACCAAACTTGCACCTCCGTCAACATTCGAAAACCTCTTTACTAGCATTATGGCGAAGCCCTATCCGAAATATACCAAACCTCTGCGTTTTCCGCTATCTTCCCCGTATAGCATCCGGCCGCTCGGCTGTTTAGTAACCGGGCGATCCGGCCGGCGACATTGCCCTGCTCCGATCCGCTTCCCTATATGTGTATTCGCGTCGCCAAGGAAAAATCCTGTTTTTCTGCTCCAAAAGGATTTGTGGCAATTTGACCCAGCATCAGCCGCCAAGCAGCGGATTGTCGATGCGGACCGTCCGGCCGCCCCGAATATAAATGCGGGGCACGCGATGGGAGATCATGCAGACGATCTCGTAGTTCACCGTGCCGAGCTTCTCGGCGATCTCCTCCACGGTGATACGTTCGCCGCCTTGCGACCCTAACAAGACGGCTTCGTCATGCAGGGCCGCCTCCGGAGCGTCGTCGACGCGGACCATGCATTGATCCATGCAGATGCGTCCGACGATCGGCACGCGCCGTCCGCGGACAAGCGCTTCCGCCCGTCCGGACAACATGCGGCTGAATCCGTCGGCGTATCCGATCGGCAGCGTCGCGATCGTCTCCTCGCCGCTCGTCCGATAGGTGGCGCCGTAGCTGATCGCGGAGCCCGGCGGCAGCTTCTTCAAGTGGACGATCTCCGATTTCAGACTCATCACCGGTTCGAGGGCGATGCGCTCCCGGCGAACCTCCTCGGACGGATACAGCCCGTACAGGCTGATGCCGAGACGCAGCATATTAAACGTCAGCTCCGGCGTATCGAAGCCTGTCGCGCTGTTGCCCGCATGCACCCACGGGAACGTGACGCCCCGCTCGCGGAAGTGATTGACCACGCGCACAAACTTCGCGTGCTGCTCCAGCGTATACGATTTGTCCGACTCGTCCGCGCAGGCGTAATGCGTAAAGATACCTTCGACGACGACGCCCGGCAAACGCAGCGCTTCCTCTATATAAGCGATGGCTTCATTCGTGTCGTGCAGGCCGAGCCGGCCCATGCCGGTATCGATTTTCACATGAATTTTCAGCGGAGGGACCGGCTCTCCCCCGGTCCGGGACCCGCCGCGTTCCCGCAGAGCGTCCAGCACCTCCCGGCTGAACGCGTTGACCGTCACATCGTTGCGCGCGGCCAGCTCCAACCCCTCGGGCGGCGTATAACCGAGCACCAGGATCGGCAAGGTGATGCCGGCCCGTCTCAGCTCCAGCGCCTCGTCGAGCAGCGCGACGCCGAGGTACTGGAGCCCCAGCGCCTCCGCCTCGCGGGCCACCTGCACCGCACCGTGGCCGTACGCATTCGCCTTGACGACGGCCATCAGCCCCGTTCCCTCCGGAAGCGCCTTCCGAAATGCCTCTACGTTATGCTCCAACGCATCCAGATTGACCTCGACCCGGGTCGGGCGATAGAACGATTCCAACGGTATCCCTTCCTTACCTCGTATGATCAATATTCCTATGGTATACCCCGAGGGGGAGGGTGTCAATGATCAGAAGGGCGGCCGCCTGCGCGACCGCCCATCCTTTATTTTCCGGCTTCCGCCTGCACCGATTGCGCGATCCGGATCATCTCCGCTTCCGGCAGATCTTGCGTGACAATCCGGTATTCGATGCCGTTGTGCGACCAGATCAGCGTCTTCTGCTCGCCGCCGAACAGAACGCCCCGGGTGAAGCCCAGCTCGAGAATCGAACCGAGACTTTGCGACACGACGCGATCGTCCGGCTGCCGCCCCATCGTTACCGTGTAATGGTAAGCGCCTTCGTAGCGAACCATCAGCGCGCCGTCGCCGTTCAGCTTCAGCTCGGACATATCCTTCTCCTTCACGCCCGCGGGCAGGTAGGTCGGCCGGATCTGGGACAGCTCGGCGGTCGTCAGCGGCTTGGAGGCTTGCCCGGTTCCGCCGGCCGATTGATCGCCGTTCGAGCCGCTTGCTCCTGCCGGGCCGCCAGTATCCCCTGCCGCTCCGGCTCCGGCGGGCAGCGATTCCATCCGGGCGCTCGTCATGTTGCGCTGCATGTCGAACGAATCCTTGTCGAACTTCTTGCCGAACTCGAACTTGTCGAACTCCAGCTTCACGAGCACTTGCGCGTTCGCGTCCATGACCTCGACCCGCTCCGGCGCGTAATTTTTCTTGGCCAGCCAAATTTTCTGCCGGGCCAGCATCGCCGCATTCTGGTAATTGGCCGTCACGTCAAACACGTACGCATCCTTGTCTGCCGTGAACTGCCGGTTCTCGTCGGCGATAATGCTCTTCGCCAGCGATTGGAACAAATACACCTGACCGGACCGGTCGGGCCAATCGCTTTGGAACCGGAACATCTTGTTCAGATGAGGCGTCAACACGAACACGCCTTCGTCATTGCGAAGCACAATCTGCGTAATATCCTTCGTCGCGTTCGTCAGCGCGATCCGATAATAATGAGGCTTCTGAAACCACACTTCCACCGAATACTGCATGTTCTGATCGCCCGACTTCAGCTCCATCGTCCCGTGGCTCTGATAGCTGTCCAGCCTCTCAAGCGTGCCGTTCAGATCCTTCACCACCGTCGACGCATCCTTCTTGCCGCATGCCGCCAACACCAGCATTATCACGAGCGCCACCGCCGTCGCCCGGATCGCTTGCCTCATGTTCCACCAGCCCCTATCCCCAGAATCGGTTCACTGGTACATGTCTATGAGGGGACTTGGCCGATTATGCAGACGAGCGTGACGAGCATTTGCGACTTGCCGGAATGCCGGATTCAGGATTTCAGTAAACGTTTGACTCTATTTGTGCTATAATTGTCATGGATTATCAGAAATTGTCAAGGAGCTTCTGTCCATGAGCACTCAGGTACAGATAGACCCGTCTATGAAAGCCAAACTTCGCATAGCGGAAGATATCGTAACGTATAAACGCAAAAGATACCGGATCGAGATGGGGCTGAACCTCAGCCTGATCGCTCTCGAATACCTGCTTTATCTGGTCTGCTTTCTTGCGTTGTTTCAATACAGAGTCTTGCCGCAATACGGCGAACTCGACTGGAACGACCCGATCGGAAGCCTGCTTCAGGTTCCGATTCTTCAAGAATACGGTCTTCTGCTGGCCGTCATTTTCACCGTCTATACCGGGATTTTGTATCAGCGGGGCCTCTTCAGATGGAACCGCGACATCAAGCTGGTAGACGATACGATCACCTCGGGGAAAGCCGTCGCGGTTTCATTTTTAATCGCGCTGGGGTTTGTCTTCTTTCTTCAAACAGGTATTGTTTATTCGCGTCTGCTGATCCTCTTGCTGGCGTTCTCGATGACGGGAAGCTTTTTCGTTTCCCGCACCTTGCGGCTTGGGGTCATGATGCTCCTTAAGAAATATAAGTACTACAACAAAAACATCCTTGTCGTCGGCGCCGGACGAATCGGCGAGCAGATCAAGAACCGCATCAACGCCAGTTTGACCAACGGAAGCCGCTTTGTCGGGTTCCTGGACGACTTCAAGAGCGGACCGGACATCCTCGGCAAAATCCCTCAGATCGAGCAGATCGTGAGGCAGCATCAGATTCACGAAATATACATCACGATACCTTCAGCCAAAAACGCCATCAACCAAATGATCGCCAGCGTCCGCAAATACGACGTGGAGATCAAGATTATTCCGGAATTATTCGAATTGGTCACGTCCAGCGTATCGTTCGACCAAGTCTACGATTATCCGTGTATCGATATCGTGCGAACGCCGCTTCGCGGACTGAACTGGTTTATGAAGAGATGCGCCGATTTTTTCTTGTCGGCACTCGGTTTGTTGATCGTCTCTCCGATCATGCTCGCAATTGCCGTCTGGATCAAGCTGGATTCCCCGGGGCCCGTCATCATCAAGCAAAAACGCATCGGCAAAAACGGCGCCCCGTTCCATATGTTCAAATTCCGATCGATGGTCGCCGACGCCGAAGCCTTGAAAGCTTCACTCGCTTCCCTGAACGAAGCGCAGGGACCCGTCTTCAAAATCAAAAAGGATCCGCGCGTAACGCGCGTAGGGCGAATCATTCGCAAATATTCGCTGGACGAGCTTCCGCAGTTGTTTAACGTATTGCTCGGACAGATGAGTCTTGTCGGTCCGCGGCCGCCGCTTCCCAACGAGGTTGAACTGTACTCCGATTATCAATGGCGGCGATTCGATGTCCGTCCGGGCATCACCGGATTGTGGCAAGTGAGCGGCCGAAGCGACCTTCCATTCGAAGAGTGGGTACGCTTGGACATCTACTACATCGAACATTGGAGCTTGCGGCTGGAATTTAAAATATTATTGAAGACTATTCCTGTCGTGCTCAAGGGCGAAGGGGCATATTAAAAAAATAAGGAGACCTCCGGGATTGATCCCTCGCTGGTCTCCTTATCGTTTTAGGCGGGCCGTTATTTTCCACAGTTGATCCTTGACGACGGTAAGTCCGAATTTCAGCGCGATGCCGGCGTACATCAAAGCCGTTACCCAGAACGGATATTTGCTGCGGTAATGCTTATCGTAAAACAGCTTCATCGCCCGGTGAAACTCATAAGTGATCCGATATGGACGCCCCCGGCTGCTTCCGCGTTTGACATGCAAAATCTTCGTCTTGGGATAATAGTAATTCACCCATCCCGCCTGCTTAATCCGGTAACACCAGTCCGTATCCTCGAAATACATGAAAAACCGTTCGTCGAGCAGGCCGACCTGCTCGATAGCCTCTCGTCGAACCATAAGGAAAGCCCCCACGAGACAATCGATCGGATAACTTTCATTTTCGTCCAAATATTCCATATGATACGAGTTGAAATGCGGACTTTTCGGAAACAGCTTCGCCAGGCCCGACACGTAATAAAACGTAGTCAGAGGCTCCGGGAACCCTCTCCGGCAGGCTTTGTCCAACGTTCCATCCGGCAGTACGATCTTGCACCCCGCAGCCCCTACTCGAGGCTGCTCGTCCATAAACTTCAGCATAATCTCCAGCGTATCGGGCTCGATGATCGTATCCGAGTTCAGCAGCAAGATATACCTGCCCTTCGCGATCCGAATCCCTTGATTGTTGGCGCGCCCGAATCCGACGTTTTCATCGTTGGCGATCAGATGTACTTGCGGGTATGCGCTTCGGATAGCCTCTACCGATCCATCCGTCGATTTGTTGTCGATCAGGATGACTTCATAAGTATAAGCCGTCTGCGACCGATAGACCGATTCCAGACAATGGAGAGTTAGCAGCTTCGTATTATAATTGACGATGATGATCGACAGATCCATGTGAACTCCTGTTTTGAGGGGCCGAATTTCTTTTCTTCTGAATTCGTCGTTGCCCCTCAAATAACCTTTTTTTGAAGTGGTACTTCTGTTGAAAATTGAAAACGGGCCAACTGACGCTGTAGGATGCATTGTTACCTGAACCGATGCATGAGCTTCCGAAGAGTTGGCCATAATCGATGAAAATTTGGACGATCCTGCCTTGCCGCCGTGGTTGGCCGACGGTCCCAAAAGGTCAATTTTTCCAGGTGACACTACTTAGTGCGAGGAGATTCCTTCATTTAAACTGATTTGAAAATATCAGGTAACCATATAATTGTTTGTTTTTTGTCTCATATATAATCGGCATTTTTTTGTTTTGAATATTAAATTCAACTGATACGATCAACACCCTGCCTTTTGTATTTTCTATCGGTTCAAAGGTAACAACATGCCATTGGGTGTCTCGAATTAATGATGCATTTAGCCGTACTGTTCTGAGCGGGGATTTTTTATTTTCCTTAAAAGCAATGGTAATAGTGATGATACCGTTCAGTTGTTGCTGATGCGTACCGATACAAAGTTTTATCCCACTCAAAAAGTTTTCTGATACATCTTTTATCCGATACGT
This genomic window from Paenibacillus thermoaerophilus contains:
- a CDS encoding glycosyltransferase family 2 protein translates to MDLSIIIVNYNTKLLTLHCLESVYRSQTAYTYEVILIDNKSTDGSVEAIRSAYPQVHLIANDENVGFGRANNQGIRIAKGRYILLLNSDTIIEPDTLEIMLKFMDEQPRVGAAGCKIVLPDGTLDKACRRGFPEPLTTFYYVSGLAKLFPKSPHFNSYHMEYLDENESYPIDCLVGAFLMVRREAIEQVGLLDERFFMYFEDTDWCYRIKQAGWVNYYYPKTKILHVKRGSSRGRPYRITYEFHRAMKLFYDKHYRSKYPFWVTALMYAGIALKFGLTVVKDQLWKITARLKR
- a CDS encoding sugar transferase, translated to MSTQVQIDPSMKAKLRIAEDIVTYKRKRYRIEMGLNLSLIALEYLLYLVCFLALFQYRVLPQYGELDWNDPIGSLLQVPILQEYGLLLAVIFTVYTGILYQRGLFRWNRDIKLVDDTITSGKAVAVSFLIALGFVFFLQTGIVYSRLLILLLAFSMTGSFFVSRTLRLGVMMLLKKYKYYNKNILVVGAGRIGEQIKNRINASLTNGSRFVGFLDDFKSGPDILGKIPQIEQIVRQHQIHEIYITIPSAKNAINQMIASVRKYDVEIKIIPELFELVTSSVSFDQVYDYPCIDIVRTPLRGLNWFMKRCADFFLSALGLLIVSPIMLAIAVWIKLDSPGPVIIKQKRIGKNGAPFHMFKFRSMVADAEALKASLASLNEAQGPVFKIKKDPRVTRVGRIIRKYSLDELPQLFNVLLGQMSLVGPRPPLPNEVELYSDYQWRRFDVRPGITGLWQVSGRSDLPFEEWVRLDIYYIEHWSLRLEFKILLKTIPVVLKGEGAY
- a CDS encoding outer membrane lipoprotein-sorting protein, with amino-acid sequence MRQAIRATAVALVIMLVLAACGKKDASTVVKDLNGTLERLDSYQSHGTMELKSGDQNMQYSVEVWFQKPHYYRIALTNATKDITQIVLRNDEGVFVLTPHLNKMFRFQSDWPDRSGQVYLFQSLAKSIIADENRQFTADKDAYVFDVTANYQNAAMLARQKIWLAKKNYAPERVEVMDANAQVLVKLEFDKFEFGKKFDKDSFDMQRNMTSARMESLPAGAGAAGDTGGPAGASGSNGDQSAGGTGQASKPLTTAELSQIRPTYLPAGVKEKDMSELKLNGDGALMVRYEGAYHYTVTMGRQPDDRVVSQSLGSILELGFTRGVLFGGEQKTLIWSHNGIEYRIVTQDLPEAEMIRIAQSVQAEAGK
- a CDS encoding type II toxin-antitoxin system PemK/MazF family toxin, with translation MIVKRGDVFFADLSPVVGSEQGGVRPVLVIQNDIGNRFSPTVIVAAITAQIQKAKLPTHVEIDAAENGFDRDSVILMEQIRTIDKQRLTDKITHLDDEMMRRVDDALQISLGLIEF
- a CDS encoding CopG family ribbon-helix-helix protein produces the protein MANAQNTKRIMISLPDQLLQEVDGIAAKENSNRSELIRQAMKLFLMERRKRQLRDSMQRGYMEMARINLHMASEAFLAEEEADHTLDRLVSGV
- the alr gene encoding alanine racemase: MESFYRPTRVEVNLDALEHNVEAFRKALPEGTGLMAVVKANAYGHGAVQVAREAEALGLQYLGVALLDEALELRRAGITLPILVLGYTPPEGLELAARNDVTVNAFSREVLDALRERGGSRTGGEPVPPLKIHVKIDTGMGRLGLHDTNEAIAYIEEALRLPGVVVEGIFTHYACADESDKSYTLEQHAKFVRVVNHFRERGVTFPWVHAGNSATGFDTPELTFNMLRLGISLYGLYPSEEVRRERIALEPVMSLKSEIVHLKKLPPGSAISYGATYRTSGEETIATLPIGYADGFSRMLSGRAEALVRGRRVPIVGRICMDQCMVRVDDAPEAALHDEAVLLGSQGGERITVEEIAEKLGTVNYEIVCMISHRVPRIYIRGGRTVRIDNPLLGG